One segment of Neodiprion fabricii isolate iyNeoFabr1 chromosome 1, iyNeoFabr1.1, whole genome shotgun sequence DNA contains the following:
- the LOC124179153 gene encoding pseudouridylate synthase 7 homolog: MQRNGDGKQAGTGSSDGRGQTGHRGHTDRIFHGGGRSFSRGGYYGGGGDGWGHRGGGGYRGYRGRGRGYRGGNQNRRGNKRNQGNLDIDGKRLKMEVGNRLKEVDIGVTEFVGNHNGFSGVVKERYGDFHVHEITLNGEIAKLTNQTIPPEPDQLENMEDLKKEIPPEVWKQLETLIEADSVVLSVEINVTTMNKDERRAIHAIAKKIPNTISQTMEKGETKFIVVAKVNKQKQSGRMFRRDQRVDWARRGGNYCQFLLHKVNIDTMDALNQMGMYLRLKSNMFNYAGTKDRRARTTQWVSLKKINPLDILAAAKSVRGAYVGNFKFCDEPLKLGMLSGNRFSIALRSVTGSDEEIDKAMTSLRDNGFINYYGLQRFGTVAAIPTHEIGKALLQGKWHEAIELILKPRAGELQRDLVEAREIYQKSKDAHAAFKRISRPDKIEAKLLWGLHVCGDKNPQGALDWIPRNTSLMYIHAYQSFIWNLMVSRRIKELGPKPVVGDLVYENRNFNEETDRLDFSHHHNEDESENDKKQNPATDKNRANKSDLTEVGKPEEAAENKEGHKVEDTQIEGKDAMKIEIDEVNMELAPAIDNENNADAAKDTENGQERERKREAVENKEENKVEDPEIEAKDSTKIEVDEVNMEIVPAVDNENNLGVAKDTEKVEEVKNDLNQDKNTAEVDKEDLRSLPAVKILTEEDLSDYTLADIVMPQPGWRVTYPTYAKPWFDEILAKDGLTTDLRQKNRKYTLGGAYRKMLEIPSDISWRIMRYQERYDDLILCDIDEMRGLPAPKENPEGRYKALIVEMSLRPSTYATMALREILKCDTSSQTQAAQSAANKAEEDEREKKESTNEDEQKSPDVEVKEDKEAIDEDNGTKMEVVMETEPKEEKMDVADDKENDDDKDTKTLTMETDCIENTINIDIDSVIAKP, translated from the exons ATGCAGAGAAACGGTGACGGTAAACAAGCCGGTACCGGCAGCTCTGACGGCAGGGGACAAACCGGTCATCGCGGTCATACTGATCGGATTTTCCATGGGGGTGGACGATCGTTCTCCAGGGGAGGTTATtacggcggcggcggcgatGGTTGGGGTCATCGCGGAGGCGGTGGATACCGTGGCTATCGCGGTAGAGGTAGAG GCTACCGAGGCGGCAACCAAAACAGAAGAGGGAACAAAAGAAACCAGGGAAATCTCGACATCGATGGCAAAAGACTGAAAATGGAGGTAGGAAATCGATTGAAAGAAGTGGACATTGGCGTCACTGAATTCGTCGGAAATCATAACGGATTCTCAGGTGTTGTAAAGGAGAGATACGGAGACTTCCATGTACACGAAATAACTTTGAACGGTGAAATAGCCAAACTCACAAACCAGACCATACCTCCAGAACCAGATCAACTGGAGAATATGGAAGATCTGAAAAAGGAAATTCCTCCAGAAGTTTGGAAACAATTGGAAACACTGATAGAAGCTGACAGTGTGGTTTTGTCTGTGGAAATCAACGTCACTACTATGAACAAAGACGAGCGCCGTGCTATTCATGCAATTGCAAAGAAAATACCAAATACCATTAGCCAAACCATGGAAAAAGGGgaaacaaaattcatcgttgtCGCCAAGGTTAACAAGCAGAAACAAAGTG GGCGCATGTTCCGCCGAGATCAACGCGTGGATTGGGCTCGCCGTGGTGGAAATTATTGTCAATTTCTTCTCCACAAAGTGAACATTGACACAATGGACGCGTTAAACCAAATGGGAATGTATTTAAGATTGAAATCCAACATGTTTAACTATGCCGGAACAAAGGATCGTAGAGCCCGAACGACCCAATGGgttagtttgaaaaaaataaatccactCGACATTTTGGCAGCAGCGAAATCAGTCCGAGGTGCTTACGTTGGTAACTTCAAATTTTGTGACGAGCCCCTCAAACTCGGAATGTTGAGTGGAAACCGGTTCAGCATTGCATTGAGAAGTGTTACTGGATCTGATGAGGAAATTGACAAAGCTATGACTTCGTTGCGTGACAATGGGTTCATTAATTATTACGGTCTTCAGAGGTTCGGAACAGTAGCTGCAATTCCAACACATGAAATTGGAAAAGCGTTATTGCAAGGCAAATGGCATGAAGCAATTGAACTCATATTAAAACCGCGAGCTGGTGAACTGCAAAGGGATCTTGTCGAAGCTAGAGAGATATATCAAAAATCTAAGGATGCTCATGCAGCATTCAAACGAATTAGCAGGCCTGATAAAATAGAAGCCAAACTCTTGTGGGGTCTTCACGTCTGTGGCGACAAAAATCCTCAAGGAGCGTTAGACTGGATTCCCAGGAACACAAGTTTAATGTACATTCATGCCTATCAGAGTTTTATCTGGAACCTAATGGTGTCTAGGAGGATAAAAGAGTTGGGACCAAAACCTGTGGTTGGGGATTTGGTGTACGAAAATCGTAACTTTAATGAAGAGACTGATAGATTAGACTTTAGTCATCACCATAACGAAGACGAGAGTGAAAATGATAAGAAGCAAAATCCTGCCACGGACAAAAATAGAGCTAATAAAAGCGATTTGACCGAAGTAGGCAAACCAGAAGAAGCAGCCGAAAATAAAGAGGGACATAAGGTTGAGGATACTCAAATTGAGGGAAAGGatgcaatgaaaattgaaatagatGAAGTAAATATGGAATTAGCTCCAGCTATTGATAATGAGAATAACGCGGATGCTGCAAAAGATACAGAAAATGGGcaggaaagagagaggaagagggaaGCAGTCGAAaataaagaggaaaataaagtCGAGGATCCAGAAATTGAGGCAAAGGattcaacgaaaattgaagtaGATGAAGTAAATATGGAAATTGTTCCAGCTGTTGACAATGAGAATAACTTGGGTGTTGCAAAAGACACAGAGAAGGTGGAGGAAGTCAAGAATGACTTGAACCAAGATAAAAACACAGCTGAAGTAGACAAAGAAGATCTGCGTAGTCTCCCAGCTGTTAAAATTTTGACTGAGGAAGATTTATCTGATTACACACTGGCTGATATTGTTATGCCTCAACCTGGATGGAGAGTGACTTACCCAACATATGCCAAACCATGGTTTGATGAAATCCTTGCTAAGGATGGTTTAACTACAGATCTCAGACAAAAAAACAG aaaatatacATTGGGTGGGGCATACAGAAAGATGTTGGAAATTCCATCTGATATCTCTTGGCGAATCATGCGGTACCAAGAAAGATACGACGATCTGATTCTGTGCGATATTGATGAAATGCGAGGCCTACCAGCACCAAAGGAAAACCCAG AGGGCAGGTACAAGGCATTAATCGTTGAGATGTCTCTCAGGCCGAGCACGTACGCGACGATGGCATTGCGTGAGATTTTGAAATGCGATACATCGTCGCAAACGCAGGCCGCCCAATCTGCCGCAAACAAAGCAGAGGAAgacgaaagagagaaaaaagaatcaacCAACGAAGATGAACAGAAATCTCCCGACGTTGAAGTGAAAGAAGACAAGGAAGCCATTGACGAGGATAACGGAACGAAAATGGAAGTGGTGATGGAGACTGAaccgaaagaagaaaagatggACGTTGCTGACGACAAGGAAAACGATGATGATAAAGATACGAAGACATTGACCATGGAAACCGATTGCATTGAAAATACGATCAACATCGATATCGATTCTGTTATAGCTAAGCCATAA
- the LOC124187887 gene encoding zinc finger protein 239-like, translated as MSDQETPLDLSCNGTSRSSIRGLIRCPRKLPCPTCGKHFDRPSLLKRHLRTHTGEKPHGCLVCGKKFSTSSSLNTHARIHTGERPHECPICGKRFTASSNLYYHRMTHYKEKPHKCNECGRSFPTPGDLRAHGYSHTGDWPLRCPICARGFCKPAALHHHVQLHSGDRPHYCKLCNKKFSVTSNLRAHERTHYSETVTIISSTRDNIRNDNVTLINNLNDGSKGETTIQIPTPIFPWNPWLPLQYSK; from the exons atgtcAG atcAGGAAACTCCCCTTGATCTAAGTTGCAACGGGACGTCGAGATCAAGTATTCGCGGACTAATAAGATGTCCGCGAAAACTACCCTGTCCAACTTGCGGTAAACATTTTGATCGTCCATCGCTTTTGAAACGACATCTTCGCACGCATACGG GGGAAAAGCCGCACGGCTGTTTAGTgtgcggaaaaaaatttagcacCAGCAGTTCGTTAAATACGCATGCTAGGATTCACACCGGAGAAAGACCGCACGAGTGTCCAATCTGTGGAAAAAGATTTACCGCTTCCTCGAATTTGTACTATCATCGAATGACTCACTACAAG GAAAAACCTCACAAATGCAACGAATGTGGCCGCTCGTTTCCAACGCCCGGAGATTTGAGAGCTCACGGATATTCGCACACCGGCGATTGGCCGCTAAGGTGTCCAATTTGCGCTAGAGGATTTTGCAAGCCTGCGGCACTACATCATCACGTGCAGCTTCATAGCG gaGATCGACCTCACTATTGCAAGTTATGCaacaaaaaattctcagtTACAAGCAACTTGCGAGCTCACGAGCGAACCCACTACTCAGAAACTGTGACCATAATTTCTTCCACTCGAGATAATATACGCAACGACAACGTCACGTTGATCAACAACTTAAACGACGGATCGAAAGGTGAAACAACGATACAAATTCCTACTCCAATTTTTCCGTGGAACCCTTGGCTTCCGTTACAATATTCGAAGTAA